A DNA window from Vigna unguiculata cultivar IT97K-499-35 chromosome 10, ASM411807v1, whole genome shotgun sequence contains the following coding sequences:
- the LOC114166149 gene encoding inorganic pyrophosphatase 1-like translates to MAEIMVIFDFDSTIIECDSDNWVLDDTALTEKFYQLLPTIPWNPLMDRMMKELHSQGKTIEDIVEILKRTPMHPCIVPAIEAAYSLGCDLKIVSDANSFFIETILQHHGVWNCFSEMICNPSHVKEGSLNICPYHDYLKSCHGCNLCPPNMCKGLVIERIQNSMAEAGKKKVIYIGDGNGDFCPSLKLKESDFLMPRTGFPLCDLVSKNSNQIKAEVHGWRDGKELQHVLLNLINKAIEEGNNTINNNTLQTISLDCKLLQPPIPIDTHQPLPKALSVPQ, encoded by the exons ATGGCTGAGATTATGGTCATTTTTGACTTTGACTCAACAATCATTGAGTGTGACAGTGATAATTGGGTGCTTGATGACACTGCTTTAACTGAAAAATTCTACCAGCTTCTTCCTACCATCCCTTGGAACCCTCTCAtg GATAGAATGATGAAAGAGCTTCATTCACAAGGAAaaaccattgaagacattgttGAAATTCTGAAGAGGACACCAATGCATCCTTGCATTGTTCCTGCTATTGAGGCAGCTTATTCCCTTGG GTGTGATCTGAAGATTGTGAGTGATGCAAATAGTTTCTTTATTGAGACAATTCTGCAGCATCATGGAGTGTGGAACTGTTTCTCAGAGATGATTTGCAACCCCAGCCATGTGAAGGAAGGGAGCCTCAACATTTGTCCATACCATGATTATCTAAAATCTTGCCATGGATGCAATCTTTGTCCTCCAAACATGTGCAAG GGATTGGTGATAGAAAGGATCCAAAATTCCATGGCAGAAGCAGGAAAGAAGAAAGTGATCTATATTGGAGATGGAAATGGAGATTTTTGCCCAAGTCTGAAGCTAAAAGAAAGTGACTTTTTGATGCCAAGAACAGGTTTTCCACTGTGTGATTTAGTTTCCAAAAATTCCAATCAGATAAAAGCAGAAGTGCATGGCTGGAGAGATGGGAAAGAGCTTCAACATGTTCTACTCAATCTCATCAACAAAGCTATTGAAGAAGGAAACAACACCATTAACAATAATACTCTTCAAACAATCTCACTTGATTGCAAGTTGCTGCAACCTCCAATTCCAATTGACACTCATCAACCTCTGCCAAAAGCTCTCTCAGTTCCTCAGTAA
- the LOC114166151 gene encoding inorganic pyrophosphatase 2-like has protein sequence MSEIVVVFDFDKTIVDVDSDNWVIDELGFTDLFNQLIPTMPWNTVMDKMMMELHSHGKTIKDIEEVLHKIPLHPRVIPAVKAAHASGCDLRIVSDANLFFIESILKHLGIREYFSEINTNPSYVNEEGRLRILPYHDFNKASHGCSLCPPNMCKGLVIERIQDSISEENKRFIYLGDGVGDYCPSLRLKEKDFMMPRKNFPVWDLICKDPSLVKAEIHGWSDGEELEQVLLQLINKVSMEQSSLFISSDCKLQTLSVSAHEALPKVLPVRP, from the exons ATGTCTGAAATTGTGGTTGTTTTCGACTTTGACAAGACCATTGTGGATGTCGACAGCGACAACTGGGTCATCGACGAGTTGGGTTTCACAGATTTGTTCAACCAACTCATCCCCACAATGCCTTGGAACACTGTCATG GACAAGATGATGATGGAGCTTCACTCACATGGTAAAACCATTAAGGACATTGAAGAGGTTCTGCATAAGATTCCCCTGCACCCCAGGGTAATACCCGCTGTTAAAGCAGCTCATGCTTCAGG GTGTGATTTGAGGATTGTGAGTGATGCAAACTTGTTTTTCATTGAGTCAATTTTGAAGCACTTAGGAATAAGGGAATATTTCTCAGAGATCAATACTAACCCCAGTTATGTGAATGAAGAAGGAAGGTTAAGGATTCTACCTTACCACGATTTCAACAAAGCTTCTCATGGCTGCAGTTTGTGTCCTCCAAACATGTGTAAG GGTTTAGTGATAGAGAGAATCCAAGATTCAATATCAGAGGAGAATAAGAGGTTCATCTATCTTGGAGATGGTGTTGGAGACTATTGCCCAAGTTTGAGGCTGAAAGAGAAGGACTTTATGATGCCAAGGAAGAACTTTCCGGTGTGGGATTTGATATGCAAAGACCCTTCACTTGTTAAGGCTGAGATTCATGGGTGGAGTGATGGAGAAGAACTTGAACAAGTTTTGCTGCAATTGATCAATAAAGTATCAATGGAGCAAAGTtctctcttcatttcctctGATTGCAAGCTTCAGACTCTGTCAGTCTCTGCTCATGAGGCTTTGCCAAAAGTTCTACCAGTTCGACCATAG